In a single window of the bacterium genome:
- a CDS encoding MarR family winged helix-turn-helix transcriptional regulator, with protein MLEQVLKLTCGVTSRINALAKQENLPATALKILILTSYSPFTCVSTLTECTGLQKGRISPLVQELVERGLISRHEGSDRRYSLLRLTPEGNRFLRSLLVDEIHRIEQVFRSADSPSEDDMLDHMRRVAETLGFASEVPATREPNPTT; from the coding sequence ATGCTGGAGCAGGTCCTCAAGCTGACCTGCGGCGTCACCTCGCGAATCAACGCCTTGGCCAAGCAGGAGAACCTGCCAGCCACGGCCTTGAAGATCCTCATCCTGACCAGCTATTCGCCCTTCACCTGCGTCTCCACTCTGACCGAGTGCACGGGTCTGCAGAAGGGCCGCATCAGCCCCCTCGTCCAGGAGCTGGTGGAGCGCGGCCTGATCAGCCGCCATGAAGGAAGCGACCGCCGCTACAGCCTCCTGCGCCTGACACCGGAAGGAAACCGCTTCCTGCGTTCCCTGCTCGTGGATGAGATCCATCGCATCGAGCAGGTCTTCCGCAGCGCGGATTCCCCCAGCGAGGATGACATGCTGGACCACATGCGCCGTGTGGCCGAGACCCTGGGCTTCGCCAGCGAGGTGCCCGCCACGCGCGAGCCGAACCCGACCACTTAA
- a CDS encoding TlpA disulfide reductase family protein gives MNSIHIRMGLAALLLGMAGCAIEEVGEQRETGTLVFRARNAYEEVEGISGLLGIAGREALNYPGGDAFLVIEDLPLDSNLVLHFTPSNAEDWFPLDDMLYRFPSGARRDTLIARLYPRADSLLSVVARTMTPSGERAGMPLWLDGVRWPQDSPATLYFTRMASHQLRVGDDFCLRADTSFSYDEDPTSDLLVDAGSVAMMVDPGVDGLLILDGVDLGAGIWSVQDPQMGSYFFSAFRPGHRATPAWVRLGGLCGGGQVFSWTSAAEGYAASQLFPDFTLSQVVPGQSAPIGQYSLHQLRGKLVLVSFWFIACTACQEEMPGFQALLQQYGSRGFRVVAMDPFPTDDPVYFPNYDFIFLQDLGSPPVAQMAQVSAYPTNYVILPDGRIHSVRGGISSSALEALLQELLPE, from the coding sequence ATGAACAGCATCCATATCCGAATGGGCTTGGCCGCCCTGCTGCTGGGCATGGCCGGCTGCGCCATCGAAGAAGTGGGGGAGCAGCGCGAGACGGGCACCCTGGTCTTCCGCGCCCGCAACGCTTATGAGGAGGTCGAGGGCATCTCGGGCCTCCTGGGCATCGCGGGGCGGGAAGCGCTCAATTACCCGGGGGGCGACGCCTTCCTTGTCATCGAGGACCTGCCCCTGGACAGCAACCTGGTCCTGCATTTCACGCCCAGCAACGCCGAGGACTGGTTCCCGCTGGATGACATGCTCTACCGCTTCCCGAGCGGAGCGCGGCGCGACACGCTGATCGCGCGGCTCTATCCGCGGGCGGATTCCCTCCTCTCCGTCGTCGCGCGGACGATGACGCCCAGCGGCGAGCGCGCCGGGATGCCGCTCTGGCTGGACGGCGTGCGCTGGCCCCAGGATTCGCCTGCCACCCTCTATTTCACCCGCATGGCCAGCCATCAGCTGCGGGTGGGGGACGACTTCTGCCTGCGGGCGGACACCAGTTTCAGCTACGACGAGGATCCGACCAGCGACCTGCTGGTGGACGCGGGCAGTGTCGCCATGATGGTGGACCCCGGCGTGGACGGCCTGCTCATCCTGGACGGCGTGGATCTGGGTGCGGGCATCTGGTCGGTGCAGGATCCACAGATGGGCAGCTACTTCTTCAGCGCCTTCCGTCCCGGCCACCGGGCCACGCCGGCCTGGGTCCGCCTGGGCGGCCTCTGCGGCGGGGGGCAAGTCTTCAGTTGGACTTCTGCCGCCGAGGGCTATGCCGCGAGCCAGCTCTTTCCCGACTTCACCCTGTCGCAGGTTGTGCCCGGGCAAAGCGCCCCCATCGGCCAATACAGCCTGCATCAGTTGCGGGGCAAGTTGGTCCTGGTCAGCTTCTGGTTCATTGCCTGCACGGCCTGCCAGGAGGAGATGCCGGGTTTCCAGGCGCTGCTTCAGCAGTACGGCAGCCGGGGTTTCCGGGTGGTGGCGATGGATCCATTCCCGACGGATGATCCGGTCTATTTTCCCAACTACGACTTCATTTTCCTCCAGGATCTGGGCAGCCCGCCCGTGGCGCAAATGGCCCAGGTCTCGGCCTATCCGACCAACTACGTGATCCTGCCTGATGGTAGAATCCACTCCGTGCGCGGCGGCATATCTTCCAGCGCGTTGGAGGCACTTCTGCAGGAACTGCTGCCCGAGTAG
- a CDS encoding TlpA disulfide reductase family protein, with protein sequence MPRRILTILSLLLVLAAVLPAQAADTASFRLRNLAGEMVDLADLCRQGPVLLSFWATYCEPCKKEIPHLVEIVKRFEDRQLQLALVTVDSPRSQKQVKPYVTSKGWTMPVLLDPNGQTMKKLKGTNPPYTMLVGRGGEVLYAHSGYKPGDEKALAKELERLLGPAPAAER encoded by the coding sequence ATGCCGCGCCGCATCCTGACGATCCTGTCGCTGCTGCTTGTTCTGGCCGCGGTCCTGCCCGCCCAGGCCGCCGACACCGCCTCCTTCCGCCTGCGCAACCTGGCGGGGGAGATGGTGGACCTGGCCGATCTCTGCCGCCAGGGACCGGTCCTCCTCTCCTTCTGGGCCACGTATTGCGAACCCTGCAAGAAGGAGATCCCCCACCTCGTCGAGATCGTCAAGCGCTTCGAGGACCGCCAGCTGCAGCTGGCCCTGGTCACGGTGGACAGTCCGCGCAGCCAGAAGCAGGTCAAGCCCTATGTCACGAGCAAGGGCTGGACGATGCCCGTCCTGCTCGACCCCAACGGCCAGACCATGAAGAAGCTGAAGGGCACCAACCCGCCCTACACCATGCTGGTGGGGCGCGGGGGCGAGGTGCTCTACGCGCACAGCGGCTACAAACCCGGGGATGAGAAGGCCCTGGCCAAGGAACTGGAGCGCCTGCTCGGACCCGCCCCCGCGGCGGAGCGCTAG